One window of the Thermodesulfomicrobium sp. WS genome contains the following:
- the minD gene encoding septum site-determining protein MinD: protein MAHIIVVTSGKGGVGKTTTSASLATGLALRGFSVAVLDFDVGLRNLDLIMGCERRVVYDFVNVIQGDATLNQALIRDKRVDKLYILAASQTKDKDALTPEGVERVLTELSDRVDYIICDSPAGIEHGAMMAMYFADEAIVVTNPEVSSVRDSDRVLGLLQSKTRKAREGGSVREHLLLTRYDPIRVERGEMLSVEDVQEILAIPLLGVIPESKSVLQASNSGEPVILDAGSDAGQAYADAVARLLGEEREHRFLKPVKKSLFSRLFGG from the coding sequence GTGGCACATATTATTGTCGTCACTTCAGGCAAAGGCGGGGTGGGCAAGACCACCACGAGCGCGTCTCTGGCCACGGGCTTGGCCCTGCGGGGGTTTTCCGTGGCAGTGCTCGATTTCGACGTGGGGTTGCGCAACCTGGATTTGATCATGGGCTGTGAGCGCCGGGTGGTTTACGACTTCGTGAACGTCATTCAGGGAGATGCCACCCTCAATCAGGCCCTGATTCGAGATAAACGCGTTGACAAGTTGTATATCTTGGCGGCTTCCCAGACCAAGGACAAGGACGCCCTCACCCCGGAAGGGGTGGAGCGGGTACTTACCGAGCTTTCGGATCGGGTGGATTACATTATCTGTGACTCTCCGGCAGGCATCGAGCATGGAGCCATGATGGCCATGTATTTCGCCGATGAAGCCATTGTGGTGACCAACCCGGAAGTCTCTTCGGTGCGGGATTCGGATCGGGTGCTGGGGCTGTTGCAGAGCAAGACGCGCAAGGCCCGGGAAGGAGGCAGCGTGCGCGAGCACCTGCTCTTGACCCGATATGACCCCATCCGCGTGGAGCGGGGCGAGATGCTCAGCGTGGAGGACGTGCAAGAGATTTTGGCCATTCCCCTTTTGGGGGTGATCCCGGAATCCAAGTCCGTGCTCCAGGCCTCCAACTCCGGAGAGCCGGTGATCCTGGATGCAGGCAGCGACGCTGGTCAGGCCTACGCAGACGCGGTGGCGCGGCTCTTGGGCGAGGAGCGGGAGCATCGCTTCCTCAAGCCGGTGAAGAAAAGCCTCTTCTCGCGCCTGTTTGGAGGCTGA
- the minC gene encoding septum site-determining protein MinC translates to MMASFELKGRMVPCTVLRPFVGDLRRLAADVQAQVARSPEFFRRLPVLLDVAALGEERERLDLPGLVAALRKAGLVPVGVLGGDVALAEQLDLAVVTDHRPEKAAASDAAPQVSAMVVDRPVRSGQQIYAKGRDLIVLGSVAPGAEVIADGHVHVYGPLRGRAMAGALGDTSARIFCRELEAELVAVAGLYRVSEDLPEAVIGRSVQIRLSGQQLDFQVL, encoded by the coding sequence ATGATGGCCTCGTTTGAGCTCAAGGGGCGTATGGTGCCGTGCACGGTGCTGCGTCCTTTTGTGGGAGATCTTCGCCGCCTTGCCGCAGACGTGCAGGCACAGGTGGCGCGCAGTCCGGAATTTTTTCGGCGTCTTCCAGTGCTGCTCGATGTGGCGGCCCTTGGGGAAGAGCGGGAACGGTTGGACTTGCCGGGGTTGGTGGCTGCGCTGCGCAAGGCGGGCTTGGTGCCCGTGGGGGTCTTGGGCGGGGACGTGGCCTTGGCCGAGCAGCTGGACCTGGCGGTGGTGACCGACCATCGGCCGGAGAAGGCCGCGGCCAGCGACGCCGCGCCGCAGGTTTCGGCCATGGTGGTGGACCGGCCGGTGCGCTCGGGCCAGCAGATTTACGCCAAGGGCCGGGATCTCATCGTGCTCGGCTCCGTGGCCCCCGGGGCCGAGGTCATTGCTGATGGCCATGTGCATGTGTATGGTCCGTTGCGGGGCCGGGCCATGGCCGGGGCGCTGGGCGATACGTCGGCGCGGATTTTTTGTCGGGAACTGGAGGCCGAGCTGGTGGCCGTGGCGGGACTCTACCGGGTGAGCGAAGACCTGCCCGAGGCGGTCATCGGCCGGAGTGTGCAGATCCGCTTGAGTGGCCAGCAATTGGATTTTCAGGTGCTGTAA